The Drosophila nasuta strain 15112-1781.00 chromosome 2L, ASM2355853v1, whole genome shotgun sequence genome window below encodes:
- the LOC132793528 gene encoding protein decapentaplegic isoform X1 codes for MYIEQQLAPKRIPNNNNNTTHKHMHASVHKYNVCYVRELPELVVVALAAKGFVDFTTILSCATGAQELQATMRAWLLLLAVLATFQTIVQVASTEDISSRFIAAIAPTTTTTTKTTAIINTKTTTTALAKAFKPFNELRLSNIVNNNNNNNSDSDNNNNNKSKSKKQSKSNKSAEFKQFIGVHKSRTDQLENSKNIKNKHKQHNLTNDKQHAKTTTTTNSNKMAIKEQQQQQQQHRHKASTESQQKSAIADVFVLDPALTRTHSSSSSSSSSSAASSTSSSSSSSAISTSSSYDSYSNTDTVLGEFEAPGIAAAIIVEDEPATYSSKEIIKDKVKPDPSTLVEIENSLLSLFNMKRPPKIDRSKIIIPDAMKKLYAQMMGHELDSVNIPRPGLLTKSANTVRSFTHKDSKIDDRFPHHHRFRLHFDVKSIPGEEKLKAAELQLTRDALSISGQVNRNRTRYQVLVYDITRVGVRGHREPSYLLLDTKTVRLNQTDTLSLDVQPAVDRWLATPQKNYGLLVEVRTMRSLKPAPHHHVRLRRSADEAHEDWQHKQPLLFTYTDDGRHKSRSIRDVSGKGGGGGNRNRRHQRKPTRRKNREEDCRRHSLYVDFTDVGWSDWIVAPPGYDAFYCHGKCPFPLADHLNSTNHAVVQTLVNDINPGKVPKACCVPTQLEGISMLYLNDQRTVVLKNYQDMTVVGCGCR; via the exons AGTTGCAAGCGACCATGCGCGCATGGCTTCTACTCCTCGCAGTGCTGGCGACTTTTCAAACGATCGTTCAAGTTGCTAGCACCGAGGATATATCATCGAGATTTATCGCAGCGAtagcgccaacaacaacaactacaacaaaaacaacggccataataaatactaaaacaacGACTACAGCATTAGCTAAAGCATTTAAGCCATTTAACGAGTTGCGACTTAGCAACatcgtcaacaacaacaacaacaacaacagtgatagtgataacaacaacaacaacaagagcaaaagcaagaagcagagcaagagcaacaaaagtGCCGAATTCAAACAGTTTATCGGAGTGCATAAATCAAGAACAGACCAAttagaaaattccaaaaatatcaaaaataagcATAAGCAACATAATTTAACTAACGACAAGCAACAcgctaaaacaacaacaacaacaaacagcaacaaaatggctatcaaggagcaacagcaacaacaacaacaacacagacacaaagCATCCACAGAATCTCAACAAAAATCCGCCATTGCGGATGTGTTTGTCTTGGATCCAGCGCTCACCAGAACccactcctcctcctcctcctcctcctcctcctccgccgcCTCCTCCACTTCATCATCGAGCTCCTCCTCCGCCATCTCAACAAGTTCCAGCTACGATTCGTACTCGAATACGGATACAGTGCTGGGGGAATTCGAGGCGCCTGGAATTGCGGCCGCCATCATCGTGGAGGATGAACCAGCCACGTACAGCAGCAAGGAGATCATCAAGGACAAAGTGAAACCAGATCCCTCAACTCTAGTCGAAATCGAAAACAGTCTGCTCTCGCTGTTCAACATGAAGAGGCCGCCAAAAATCGATAGATCCAAAATCATCATACCGGACGCAATGAAAAAACTCTACGCCCAAATGATGGGACACGAACTTGATTCCGTCAATATACCTCGACCGGGACTATTAACTAAATCAGCAAACACAGTCAGAAGTTTTACACATAAAG ATAGTAAAATCGACGATCGGTTTCCACATCATCATCGGTTTCGTCTGCACTTCGATGTGAAGAGCATTCCCGGCGAGGAGAAGCTCAAGGCGGCCGAACTGCAGTTGACCCGCGATGCGTTGAGCATCTCCGGTCAGGTGAATCGCAATCGGACACGCTACCAGGTGCTCGTCTACGATATCACGCGGGTGGGTGTGCGGGGCCATCGGGAGCCGAGCTATTTGCTGTTGGACACGAAGACGGTGCGTCTCAATCAAACCGATACGCTCAGTCTGGACGTGCAACCTGCCGTGGATCGGTGGCTGGCTACACCGCAAAAGAACTACGGTCTGCTCGTCGAGGTGCGAACGATGCGTTCACTGAAACCAGCACCGCATCATCATGTGCGCTTGCGCCGCAGCGCGGACGAAGCGCATGAGGATTGGCAGCACAAGCAGCCGCTGCTCTTCACCTACACCGACGATGGGCGTCACAAGTCGCGCTCGATACGCGATGTCAGCGGTAAGGGGGGCGGTGGTGGCAATCGTAATCGTCGGCATCAGAGGAAGCCGACGCGTCGCAAGAATCGCGAAGAGGATTGCCGACGGCATTCGCTCTATGTGGACTTCACGGATGTCGGATGGAGCGATTGGATTGTGGCGCCGCCGGGCTACGATGCATTCTATTGCCATGGCAAGTGCCCGTTTCCGCTAGCGGATCATCTCAATTCCACGAATCATGCGGTTGTGCAGACCTTAGTCAATGATATCAATCCAGGGAAGGTACCAAAGGCGTGCTGTGTGCCCACGCAGCTGGAGGGCATCTCTATGCTCTATCTCAATGACCAAAGGACAGTTGTGCTCAAGAACTATCAGGACATGACCGTAGTCGGTTGTGGCTGTCGATAA
- the LOC132793528 gene encoding protein decapentaplegic isoform X2 translates to MRAWLLLLAVLATFQTIVQVASTEDISSRFIAAIAPTTTTTTKTTAIINTKTTTTALAKAFKPFNELRLSNIVNNNNNNNSDSDNNNNNKSKSKKQSKSNKSAEFKQFIGVHKSRTDQLENSKNIKNKHKQHNLTNDKQHAKTTTTTNSNKMAIKEQQQQQQQHRHKASTESQQKSAIADVFVLDPALTRTHSSSSSSSSSSAASSTSSSSSSSAISTSSSYDSYSNTDTVLGEFEAPGIAAAIIVEDEPATYSSKEIIKDKVKPDPSTLVEIENSLLSLFNMKRPPKIDRSKIIIPDAMKKLYAQMMGHELDSVNIPRPGLLTKSANTVRSFTHKDSKIDDRFPHHHRFRLHFDVKSIPGEEKLKAAELQLTRDALSISGQVNRNRTRYQVLVYDITRVGVRGHREPSYLLLDTKTVRLNQTDTLSLDVQPAVDRWLATPQKNYGLLVEVRTMRSLKPAPHHHVRLRRSADEAHEDWQHKQPLLFTYTDDGRHKSRSIRDVSGKGGGGGNRNRRHQRKPTRRKNREEDCRRHSLYVDFTDVGWSDWIVAPPGYDAFYCHGKCPFPLADHLNSTNHAVVQTLVNDINPGKVPKACCVPTQLEGISMLYLNDQRTVVLKNYQDMTVVGCGCR, encoded by the exons ATGCGCGCATGGCTTCTACTCCTCGCAGTGCTGGCGACTTTTCAAACGATCGTTCAAGTTGCTAGCACCGAGGATATATCATCGAGATTTATCGCAGCGAtagcgccaacaacaacaactacaacaaaaacaacggccataataaatactaaaacaacGACTACAGCATTAGCTAAAGCATTTAAGCCATTTAACGAGTTGCGACTTAGCAACatcgtcaacaacaacaacaacaacaacagtgatagtgataacaacaacaacaacaagagcaaaagcaagaagcagagcaagagcaacaaaagtGCCGAATTCAAACAGTTTATCGGAGTGCATAAATCAAGAACAGACCAAttagaaaattccaaaaatatcaaaaataagcATAAGCAACATAATTTAACTAACGACAAGCAACAcgctaaaacaacaacaacaacaaacagcaacaaaatggctatcaaggagcaacagcaacaacaacaacaacacagacacaaagCATCCACAGAATCTCAACAAAAATCCGCCATTGCGGATGTGTTTGTCTTGGATCCAGCGCTCACCAGAACccactcctcctcctcctcctcctcctcctcctccgccgcCTCCTCCACTTCATCATCGAGCTCCTCCTCCGCCATCTCAACAAGTTCCAGCTACGATTCGTACTCGAATACGGATACAGTGCTGGGGGAATTCGAGGCGCCTGGAATTGCGGCCGCCATCATCGTGGAGGATGAACCAGCCACGTACAGCAGCAAGGAGATCATCAAGGACAAAGTGAAACCAGATCCCTCAACTCTAGTCGAAATCGAAAACAGTCTGCTCTCGCTGTTCAACATGAAGAGGCCGCCAAAAATCGATAGATCCAAAATCATCATACCGGACGCAATGAAAAAACTCTACGCCCAAATGATGGGACACGAACTTGATTCCGTCAATATACCTCGACCGGGACTATTAACTAAATCAGCAAACACAGTCAGAAGTTTTACACATAAAG ATAGTAAAATCGACGATCGGTTTCCACATCATCATCGGTTTCGTCTGCACTTCGATGTGAAGAGCATTCCCGGCGAGGAGAAGCTCAAGGCGGCCGAACTGCAGTTGACCCGCGATGCGTTGAGCATCTCCGGTCAGGTGAATCGCAATCGGACACGCTACCAGGTGCTCGTCTACGATATCACGCGGGTGGGTGTGCGGGGCCATCGGGAGCCGAGCTATTTGCTGTTGGACACGAAGACGGTGCGTCTCAATCAAACCGATACGCTCAGTCTGGACGTGCAACCTGCCGTGGATCGGTGGCTGGCTACACCGCAAAAGAACTACGGTCTGCTCGTCGAGGTGCGAACGATGCGTTCACTGAAACCAGCACCGCATCATCATGTGCGCTTGCGCCGCAGCGCGGACGAAGCGCATGAGGATTGGCAGCACAAGCAGCCGCTGCTCTTCACCTACACCGACGATGGGCGTCACAAGTCGCGCTCGATACGCGATGTCAGCGGTAAGGGGGGCGGTGGTGGCAATCGTAATCGTCGGCATCAGAGGAAGCCGACGCGTCGCAAGAATCGCGAAGAGGATTGCCGACGGCATTCGCTCTATGTGGACTTCACGGATGTCGGATGGAGCGATTGGATTGTGGCGCCGCCGGGCTACGATGCATTCTATTGCCATGGCAAGTGCCCGTTTCCGCTAGCGGATCATCTCAATTCCACGAATCATGCGGTTGTGCAGACCTTAGTCAATGATATCAATCCAGGGAAGGTACCAAAGGCGTGCTGTGTGCCCACGCAGCTGGAGGGCATCTCTATGCTCTATCTCAATGACCAAAGGACAGTTGTGCTCAAGAACTATCAGGACATGACCGTAGTCGGTTGTGGCTGTCGATAA